From the Paenibacillus sp. FSL H8-0548 genome, one window contains:
- the pheT gene encoding phenylalanine--tRNA ligase subunit beta → MRVSYNWLNEYIDLSGFTGEELAEKMTRGGIEIDVVESRNKGVTGVVVGYVKSKEKHPDADKLNVCKVDVGTGEELQIVCGAKNVDAGQLVPVAVIGAVLPGDFKIKRAKLRGVESQGMICSAKELGLNEKLLPKEQQEGILVLPAETKIGSPIGEVLGIDDQVLELDLTPNRSDCLSMLGVAYEIGALTGREVKLPSPSVHRASVRTDSLVSVEISADEHCSHYSARYIKDVKIGDSPLWLQNRLIAAGVRPINNVVDVTNFVMLEYGQPLHAFDADLVPSGRIEVRLAKAGETLVTLDDQERKLEPHMLVITDGQQPIALAGVMGGASTEVTGATVNILLESAKFDGGTIRKTSRQLGLRSESSVRFEKEVDAGRVIPALDRAAALIADIAHGLVTEGIVQATSAAVKPAQVSVSLDKINGYLGTELSRLEVLTIFGRLHFVYELSEGDVFTVDVPTRRGDITRAVDLIEEVARLHGYDEIPTTLIHGDVVPGSLTKPQSIRRELRRRLSDAGLHEVVSYSFTGPERTKLFPALAEHTNPVRLAMPMSEDRSVLRTTLIAQLLETAGYNRNRKNESAALFEIGSVFHTDEEQLTRLPQEKHRLAALLTGNRSEAQWNAKAAQVDFYDAKGVLETIFAVLGLTASVSYEAAQPEHFHPGRTAAVLLHTPKGNEVIGYVGQLHPALQLEADLADTYVLEIGLDLIYELADSGIEYKVLPRYPAMQRDIAVVVDNEVAAASLTGAAWEIGAELLESVRIFDVYNGEKLGAGKKSVALSLVYRHGERTLTDEEVTELHGKVVLKLEQSFAAELRK, encoded by the coding sequence ATGAGAGTATCCTATAATTGGTTAAATGAATATATCGACCTGTCTGGCTTCACAGGAGAAGAGCTTGCTGAGAAAATGACGCGCGGCGGTATCGAGATTGACGTTGTTGAGTCTCGCAATAAAGGCGTAACCGGTGTTGTTGTCGGTTATGTGAAATCGAAGGAAAAGCATCCGGATGCAGATAAGCTGAACGTTTGTAAGGTAGATGTAGGCACAGGCGAGGAGCTGCAAATCGTCTGCGGAGCCAAAAACGTTGATGCGGGCCAGCTGGTTCCCGTTGCTGTTATCGGTGCGGTGCTGCCTGGTGATTTCAAAATTAAACGCGCAAAGCTGCGCGGCGTGGAATCCCAAGGGATGATTTGCTCGGCGAAGGAGCTTGGCTTGAACGAGAAGCTGCTGCCTAAGGAGCAGCAGGAAGGCATTCTTGTGCTTCCGGCGGAGACGAAGATTGGTTCGCCGATCGGCGAGGTGCTCGGAATTGATGATCAGGTGCTTGAGCTGGATCTTACTCCTAACCGTTCTGATTGCCTGAGCATGCTGGGCGTGGCCTATGAGATTGGAGCATTAACCGGTCGCGAGGTGAAATTGCCAAGCCCATCCGTCCATCGCGCTTCGGTGCGCACGGACAGCCTTGTATCTGTTGAGATCAGCGCTGATGAGCATTGCTCACATTATTCTGCACGTTATATTAAAGACGTGAAAATCGGCGATTCTCCATTGTGGCTGCAAAACCGATTAATAGCTGCCGGTGTTCGTCCTATCAATAACGTAGTTGACGTTACGAACTTCGTTATGCTTGAGTATGGTCAGCCTCTGCATGCGTTTGATGCAGACCTCGTGCCGAGCGGACGCATCGAGGTGCGTCTTGCCAAAGCAGGTGAAACACTTGTTACGCTTGATGACCAGGAACGCAAGCTAGAGCCGCATATGCTCGTCATTACAGATGGTCAGCAGCCGATTGCACTTGCAGGTGTTATGGGCGGAGCGAGCACAGAGGTTACGGGCGCAACGGTTAATATTTTGCTTGAATCGGCTAAATTCGATGGCGGTACGATTAGAAAAACGTCGCGTCAGCTCGGACTTCGCTCAGAGTCAAGCGTTCGCTTTGAGAAAGAGGTTGACGCTGGGCGTGTTATTCCAGCGCTGGATCGCGCAGCAGCCCTCATAGCAGACATTGCTCATGGCCTTGTAACGGAAGGTATCGTTCAGGCAACGTCAGCAGCAGTGAAACCAGCCCAAGTATCGGTTTCGCTCGATAAAATTAATGGCTACCTCGGTACGGAGCTGTCGAGACTTGAGGTTCTAACGATTTTTGGTCGCTTGCACTTTGTCTACGAGCTGTCTGAGGGTGATGTGTTCACCGTAGATGTTCCGACTCGCCGCGGCGACATTACGCGTGCGGTTGATTTGATTGAAGAGGTCGCCCGTCTGCATGGCTATGATGAAATTCCTACGACGCTTATTCATGGCGATGTCGTGCCAGGCTCCTTAACGAAGCCGCAATCGATTCGTCGGGAGCTGCGGAGGCGTCTATCCGATGCAGGGCTTCACGAGGTAGTCAGCTATTCCTTCACAGGACCTGAGCGCACGAAGCTGTTCCCTGCTCTTGCTGAGCATACGAATCCCGTTCGCCTGGCTATGCCAATGAGCGAGGACCGAAGCGTGCTTCGCACGACGCTTATCGCACAGCTGCTCGAAACAGCCGGCTATAACCGCAACCGCAAAAATGAATCCGCAGCGTTGTTTGAAATCGGGAGCGTCTTCCATACGGATGAAGAACAGCTGACTCGCTTGCCGCAAGAGAAGCATCGCCTTGCGGCCCTTCTGACAGGCAATCGTTCAGAGGCACAATGGAATGCGAAAGCTGCACAGGTTGACTTCTATGATGCGAAAGGTGTTTTGGAGACGATATTTGCGGTGCTGGGGCTGACGGCAAGCGTATCGTACGAAGCGGCACAGCCTGAGCATTTCCACCCAGGCAGAACGGCTGCTGTTCTGCTTCACACGCCAAAGGGCAATGAGGTGATTGGTTATGTCGGTCAACTGCATCCAGCGCTTCAGCTTGAGGCAGATCTTGCCGATACCTATGTGCTGGAGATCGGTCTTGATCTGATCTACGAGCTGGCTGATTCGGGAATTGAATACAAGGTGCTTCCGCGTTATCCAGCTATGCAGCGTGATATCGCAGTCGTTGTAGACAATGAGGTGGCGGCTGCCAGCCTAACCGGCGCTGCATGGGAAATTGGCGCTGAATTGCTTGAGTCTGTTCGCATCTTCGACGTGTACAACGGAGAAAAGCTCGGAGCAGGCAAAAAAAGCGTCGCTCTATCGCTTGTTTACCGTCATGGAGAGCGTACATTGACAGATGAGGAAGTAACGGAGCTTCATGGCAAGGTTGTTTTAAAATTAGAACAATCTTTTGCAGCAGAATTACGCAAGTAG
- a CDS encoding family 43 glycosylhydrolase has translation MKRIFGVLLAIPLFIGMFSMPMKALAADPAMNGHGLLGEFFKCERNPNDREDISVFTFDDFRGERAVGNLNGDSFSSIFNQFSGTPDFNTARFTGTIVPKYSEEYTFHMEGDDGFRLWINGELIIDFWQQKWEIPQTSIPVSLEAGQHYDIKVEYLQGWGGTWLRMEWESASQSKEVVPESALYLPPDRTISTKKNDLTGEIQKIDYLTENFADKVTESASTNLTAAKITAAELLDTIDDRAISDRDKVELLIEAIEAAAIARSDFMKEMGVTSSSVSDKFNNPLYQGQDPFVTYKDGFYYFVSSSNLDSNNKVYVSKSRTLTDQGEKVMVFDSLGTQTRIFAPEIFFLDGKWYIYYCADLREFDYRHMATVLESVTADPQGEYVNKGALYTGENGTYKQANDFTVFEHNGQLYAVWGTLGSGEPIGPAIAPMDNPYTITADRSFLPGGGGEGPRVLQRDGKIFITMSEGDYASNGYRLSYFTHVDGDVLNPNSWSRTNDVFVATGDVSGPARAGFVKSADGKEDWMIYHSRVYQDTGRNWWRQVNIKKFDWNEDGTPNFGEPVSPYEWLPLPSGDLGQGDMYQAEDAILFGDIAKDNSHAGYQGTGYINLPKKSGAEASFVVNAEEAGDYIVAVRYAYGVQADGESTNNPTTQLPARAKINVYVNGIQVKSIAPDKTAISWDEWFTASERLELKAGKNVISYRIDSDSIGNVNLDYAAMYKADVPNPTAPTETDIIGTLTGLSEIPLGSSLEVSYGLTHVPTDLEDAIYAHDLTFHYDPATLELVSATSLKEGLNVMEYNTDVPGEARILLASLGADHAVTADGELLQITWKTLKAAANTSITLSRAQIAGSTGVETTLAPIKYSVQITATNNLNKEALNTLIAETQAALIAAVEGSLPGQYPVGSKAALLAVITEAKARSESAVNQADIDHAASLLNQAWQAFKSSVNASVPGDNNADGKVTIGDLAIAAVSYGKNSTSPDWNLIRKSDVNHDGIIDIADLALMAKTIVQ, from the coding sequence ATGAAAAGAATATTCGGAGTACTCCTGGCAATTCCCCTCTTCATAGGCATGTTTAGCATGCCCATGAAAGCTCTTGCAGCAGATCCAGCTATGAATGGTCACGGATTGTTGGGTGAGTTTTTTAAATGCGAAAGAAACCCTAATGATCGAGAAGATATTAGCGTATTTACTTTCGATGATTTTCGCGGAGAAAGAGCTGTAGGCAATTTAAATGGCGATTCTTTCTCTAGCATATTCAATCAATTTTCAGGAACACCCGACTTTAATACTGCGCGTTTTACGGGCACTATCGTGCCTAAATATTCAGAAGAGTATACTTTCCATATGGAAGGTGATGATGGCTTCAGATTATGGATTAATGGAGAGCTGATCATCGACTTTTGGCAGCAAAAATGGGAAATTCCGCAAACTAGTATTCCAGTTTCTTTGGAAGCAGGACAACATTATGATATAAAAGTTGAATATTTACAAGGCTGGGGCGGTACTTGGCTTCGTATGGAATGGGAAAGTGCGAGTCAAAGTAAAGAGGTTGTTCCAGAATCAGCGCTTTATTTGCCCCCAGATCGGACAATTTCAACTAAAAAAAATGATTTGACTGGAGAAATTCAAAAGATAGATTATTTAACTGAAAACTTTGCAGACAAAGTAACAGAGAGCGCATCAACCAACCTGACTGCAGCAAAAATAACTGCGGCTGAGCTGCTTGACACGATTGATGACAGAGCGATTAGCGATAGAGACAAGGTCGAATTATTAATAGAGGCCATTGAGGCCGCAGCGATTGCTCGTTCTGATTTTATGAAGGAAATGGGAGTCACAAGCTCTTCTGTGTCAGATAAATTCAACAACCCCTTATATCAAGGACAGGACCCATTTGTAACGTATAAAGACGGTTTTTATTACTTTGTATCTTCCAGCAACTTGGATTCTAACAATAAAGTTTATGTATCCAAATCCCGCACCCTCACTGACCAAGGGGAAAAGGTCATGGTATTCGATTCGCTGGGTACACAAACCCGTATTTTCGCTCCGGAAATCTTCTTCTTGGACGGCAAATGGTATATTTATTACTGTGCTGACTTAAGAGAATTTGATTACAGACATATGGCGACCGTACTCGAATCCGTTACTGCTGATCCGCAAGGTGAATATGTAAATAAAGGAGCTTTATATACGGGTGAAAATGGTACGTATAAACAAGCAAACGACTTTACCGTATTTGAGCATAATGGACAGTTATATGCGGTTTGGGGTACTTTAGGCTCCGGAGAGCCGATTGGTCCGGCAATTGCGCCAATGGACAACCCTTATACGATTACAGCAGATCGCTCTTTCTTGCCAGGCGGAGGCGGGGAAGGCCCTCGTGTATTGCAAAGGGATGGGAAAATATTTATTACCATGTCAGAAGGCGACTATGCATCAAATGGTTATCGTCTATCTTATTTTACGCACGTAGATGGCGATGTTTTAAATCCGAATTCCTGGAGCCGTACAAATGATGTTTTTGTCGCTACTGGTGATGTATCTGGTCCTGCTAGAGCTGGTTTTGTAAAATCGGCGGATGGCAAGGAAGACTGGATGATTTATCATTCAAGAGTATATCAAGATACCGGACGCAACTGGTGGCGGCAAGTAAACATTAAAAAATTCGATTGGAATGAAGATGGAACGCCTAATTTTGGCGAGCCTGTATCTCCCTATGAATGGCTGCCACTGCCTTCAGGTGATTTGGGACAAGGAGATATGTATCAGGCTGAAGATGCTATTCTCTTTGGAGATATTGCCAAGGACAACAGCCATGCGGGTTATCAAGGAACGGGTTATATTAACTTGCCGAAAAAATCGGGAGCTGAAGCAAGCTTTGTTGTAAATGCTGAAGAAGCTGGCGATTATATCGTAGCTGTCCGATATGCTTACGGTGTACAGGCGGATGGAGAATCTACAAATAATCCTACGACACAGCTGCCTGCACGGGCAAAAATCAATGTCTACGTAAATGGTATACAAGTCAAAAGCATTGCGCCGGATAAAACAGCAATCAGCTGGGATGAATGGTTTACGGCTTCTGAACGCTTAGAGTTAAAAGCAGGTAAAAATGTAATCAGCTATCGGATTGATTCGGATAGTATTGGCAATGTGAATTTGGACTATGCTGCAATGTATAAGGCTGATGTACCGAATCCAACTGCTCCAACAGAAACCGATATCATCGGGACACTTACCGGCTTGTCTGAAATTCCGTTAGGAAGCAGCCTTGAGGTGAGCTATGGATTAACCCATGTACCAACTGACTTGGAGGATGCCATCTACGCTCATGACCTTACATTTCATTATGATCCCGCTACGCTGGAGCTTGTTTCAGCAACCTCGCTGAAGGAAGGTCTAAACGTCATGGAATATAATACAGATGTTCCTGGAGAGGCTCGTATTCTTCTTGCAAGTCTAGGAGCTGATCATGCCGTCACCGCTGATGGGGAATTGCTTCAAATAACTTGGAAAACGCTTAAAGCGGCAGCGAATACTAGTATTACGCTCTCGCGAGCGCAAATTGCCGGCTCAACCGGTGTGGAGACAACCCTTGCCCCGATCAAGTATAGCGTACAAATCACAGCCACAAATAATCTGAACAAAGAAGCATTAAATACGTTAATTGCGGAGACGCAGGCTGCTCTGATTGCAGCGGTGGAAGGCAGTTTGCCTGGGCAATACCCCGTTGGCTCGAAAGCTGCCTTGCTAGCGGTAATTACTGAAGCCAAAGCACGATCTGAAAGCGCAGTAAATCAAGCAGACATTGATCATGCAGCCAGCCTCCTAAATCAAGCTTGGCAAGCCTTTAAAAGCTCGGTCAATGCTTCCGTACCGGGAGATAATAACGCAGATGGGAAAGTGACCATTGGCGATCTCGCAATTGCAGCTGTAAGCTATGGTAAAAATTCAACAAGTCCCGATTGGAATTTGATTCGTAAATCGGACGTCAACCATGACGGCATTATTGACATTGCTGATTTAGCACTTATGGCAAAAACAATCGTTCAATAA
- a CDS encoding SDR family oxidoreductase, translating into MGSLHERVAIISGAGTGLGRAAAIAFAAAGANVALLGRRLEKLEEAALLVEQKTGNTALVLQTDVTNEQQVQDAITAVLAHFGRIDIIMNNAAVFESGSVLELTSDEWQNQIATNLTGPFLLTKAVLPAMRKAKYGRIINITSGLSWNGAGGYAAYSAAKAGLESLTRTLADEEYEHGILANLYNPGTLRTEMHATGKDPAIVTPDLIRLASLSASGPTGTIVSFG; encoded by the coding sequence ATGGGATCACTACATGAACGAGTCGCCATTATTAGCGGAGCTGGCACAGGGCTCGGCCGCGCAGCGGCTATTGCTTTTGCAGCGGCTGGGGCAAATGTCGCGCTGCTGGGCAGACGGCTCGAGAAGCTTGAAGAGGCTGCTTTGCTCGTGGAGCAAAAAACAGGAAATACAGCACTTGTCCTGCAAACAGACGTCACCAATGAACAGCAGGTGCAAGATGCCATAACGGCAGTCCTCGCCCATTTTGGACGAATTGATATTATAATGAATAATGCAGCTGTGTTCGAGTCTGGAAGTGTACTGGAATTGACCTCTGATGAATGGCAAAATCAAATCGCAACGAACTTAACGGGCCCATTCCTGCTCACGAAGGCTGTTCTACCCGCGATGCGCAAAGCAAAATACGGAAGAATCATTAATATAACCTCAGGCTTATCTTGGAATGGAGCTGGCGGCTACGCCGCTTACAGTGCTGCAAAGGCTGGCCTCGAATCTTTGACGCGTACGCTCGCGGATGAGGAATATGAGCACGGAATTTTAGCTAATCTTTATAATCCCGGCACGCTTCGGACAGAAATGCATGCTACCGGCAAAGATCCTGCCATCGTAACGCCTGATCTTATTCGACTTGCAAGCTTGTCTGCCAGCGGACCTACCGGTACGATCGTTTCCTTCGGTTAA
- a CDS encoding plastocyanin/azurin family copper-binding protein, whose product MKKWLLFASVLCLVFIIAACGTNSTKEENTEASTAASGSGAADLVITASNWKFDQKEYKIKAGETVNLKLDSVDGMHGVQIKKTDYVIDGGKTVAVNISKPGTYEMICSRPCGTGHAQMKTTLVVE is encoded by the coding sequence ATGAAAAAATGGTTACTATTTGCAAGCGTATTGTGTCTAGTGTTTATCATTGCTGCATGCGGCACGAATAGCACAAAAGAGGAAAATACAGAAGCAAGCACAGCTGCTTCAGGCAGCGGTGCAGCGGACCTTGTCATTACAGCCTCCAACTGGAAGTTTGATCAAAAGGAATACAAAATAAAAGCCGGAGAAACGGTTAATCTCAAGCTCGATTCTGTTGACGGCATGCACGGTGTACAAATTAAGAAAACAGATTATGTTATCGACGGCGGCAAAACAGTAGCAGTGAACATTAGTAAGCCAGGCACTTACGAAATGATCTGCAGCAGACCGTGTGGGACTGGCCACGCGCAAATGAAAACAACTTTAGTTGTTGAATAA
- a CDS encoding phage holin family protein, producing MTFLGHVVRFVVAALVLMVVGFIVPQFSVGGFWSAFFLALVIAALGWVIEGIFGKRVTPFGRGIVGFIASAVVIWIAQFIVGGVTVTLLGAILAALVIGIIDLFIPVSTPYEAGRRNHD from the coding sequence ATGACTTTTTTAGGTCATGTTGTCCGGTTTGTTGTAGCTGCGTTGGTATTAATGGTTGTTGGGTTCATTGTTCCGCAATTTAGTGTCGGCGGGTTTTGGAGCGCATTTTTCCTTGCCTTGGTCATTGCTGCTCTGGGTTGGGTTATTGAAGGTATATTCGGAAAACGAGTTACTCCCTTCGGTCGCGGCATCGTCGGCTTTATCGCCAGCGCGGTTGTCATATGGATTGCTCAGTTTATCGTTGGCGGCGTGACCGTCACACTGCTTGGTGCCATTTTGGCTGCTTTAGTCATCGGGATCATTGACCTTTTCATTCCGGTCAGCACGCCTTATGAAGCTGGCAGAAGAAATCACGATTAA